ATAGACTgttctcgttttcgacccgagacctctcaaatacccagaccggcggacaagagcaggcataGGCATAActcagaggtcctatggtttggtgacgcccgggtatgacagaccagaccgagcaccgacagcccgcccctggggcctgggcttcggactactcgagcagctcgagcgataggattacccagagcgcccagggactcggtagtgcccgggagcctgccacgacaccgaacaccacagcctaccatgtcggacgtaagttaGCGGAAACTGCCCGCACGCATACcaattgggattcttttatcagcggggaaaatgagagagcgaactttttctcgcacaatcgagcatctcaccagacagattaaacatatggaatccagaaaagtGAAATTGACACAATGATTGTACATTAATATTCATACTggattgataattttttacaaggttgggtgacttacccaattagtggtagcccccggtcaacttgggagggggggaagcccctggcctggttgacctgagccgcgagcatggccatctacgggtagaaattgcgcaggtgctcgatattCCACAGGTTGGGAAGCGGTTGCCCATCTTCagctgccaacctgaaagaaccttctcgcgggaccccgatcacgatgaagggaccttcccacataggggacagtttatttcttccttcgcgtgactggacgcgtcggagaactaggtcccccacctcgagagaccgggtcCGGACATGGCGCTGAGGGTATCGCCAcagactttgctggtaccgagccgcccggacggtggcacgccgccggcgctcctccaagtagtcaacgtcgtcgcgcctctgctgctcctgttcacCTTCTGAATAGGCTTGCACCCGAGGGGTGCCTAgggtgagctcagaggggaggaccgccttagtgccgtagacgaggaagaaaggagtctccccggtggcgcggcttggcgtggtccgatttgcccatagcacggcgggcagctcgtccacccatcccttcccgtgctttgcgagcacgtcataggtccgggttttgaggcccttcagtatctccgcgttggcgcgctcaacttgcctgttactccgaggatgagcgacggaggcaaagcagagcttgatgtcgaggtcttcgcagtagtccccgaacagggcactcgtgaactgggtgccattgtcagtgatgatccggttcaggacgccaaagcgactggtgatgccacggataaactggagcgccgtgttcttggtcaccttgatgactgggacagcctccggccacttggtgaacttgtcgatggcgacgtagaggtactcatagcccccgactgctcgggggaatggacccagaatgtccagcccccagaccgcaaaaggccatgatagggggatggtgtgaagagcctgagctggctggtgaatctgctttgcatggaactggcacaccctgcagcgccgaatcagctcggaagcatcctggagagctgtaggccagtagaaaccttgccggaaggccttcccgaccaacgtgcggaacgatgaatggccaccgcactcgccctcgtggatctcagagAGAatctcgccgccttctgcccggaagatgcatttcaggacgcctcctgcgctacgccggtagagatccccatctactatggcatagcgtttggactgccgagcaactctttcagcagacgcctcatccccgggaagggacttttccttcaagtaccctcggatgtcgtccatccacgaggcatcttgagaacattcagcaagtgcagggCACTCACCGGACgacggcaccctgacggggcttcccactgagggcgccgccggggtcccctgaattgggtTTGAGGTttcccttcatcctgttcggcaggcaggatggaaggccgtgtgagtctttcttcaaagcctccggcagggacacgcgcacgggtggaggccaggcgggagagctcgtcggctagagcgttgtcgcgacgagggatgtaccgcaactcaaggccatcgaagcgcctctccagcttcctgactgctgccacgtacgccgccatttgaggattcgtgcactggtactctttggacacctggttgatcaccagctgggagtctcccttggccaggaggcgacgaatgccgagccccaccgcagctcggaggccggcgatgagaccttcatattccgccatgttgttggatgcgcggaactacAGCTACACAACGTACCgaagttcttcacccgttggagaggtgagaaccactccggcccccgcgcctttcagcgagagggaaccgtcgaagtgcatgatccagtacccgggcgcatcgtgcccgggatatgcagaaatctcttcggGGAcaacctcggggacgggtgtccactctgccacgaagtcagagagcgcctggcttttgatcgcctggcgactgacaaagtgtaggtcgaattccgccagctccaccgcccacttgacaacacgcccggtgccttctcggttccggaggatgggtcccagcggatacgtggtaaccaccgaggccttgtgcgcttgaaagtagtggcgcaactttcgggaagtgatgagcacggcgtagagcagcttctgagcctgggggtaccttgttttggcctcccggaggacttcactgatgaagtacaccggtcgctgtacccggcgggcccggacggcggcttcaaccgaggggctgttacagcccccaggcttggtGGCGTGGTCGAGGCTAACCGGGTgcttgggctcgactccctggtcgggaggagcagagCGCTCGGAATCGACCCCCTgttcggggggagccaagtgctcgggctcgaccccctgctcggggggagccgcgaagatgggtgagtgcccgggggcggccgggagctgggacccggcacctggccccgcgcactcatcgcgctccaccaccagcaccatgctcacgatctgaggagtggccgaaatgtagagcagtaggggctcgccttcggagggagcaaccagcacgggtggtgaggtgaggtacttttTCAGATCGCGGAATGCCTGCACGGCCTTcggtgtccagtcgaaacgaccggtcttcttcagaagcttgaagagggggagccctcgctccccaagcttggagatgaagcacccgagggccgccatgcagccggcgagatgctggacctctttgagtcgggccgggggtcgcatctgctcgatggcctggatcttctctggattggcctcgatccctcggccggaaaccaagaaaccgaggagcttgcccgccggcaccccgaagacacacttctcggggttgagcttgaggcgagtggtgcggagactgttgaaagtctcggcaaggtcctcgagtagggtggcgcggtctcgggacttgaccacaagatcgtcgatgtaggcctcgacgttgcggccaacctgcgagttaagggtgatgcgaatggtgcgctggaaagaagacccagcattgcgcaaaccaaaaggcattgaaatataacaataagtccccaccgaggtggtaaaggcatttttttcttcatcctctacggccatgcggatctggtgatagctagagtttgcatctaaaaaacataaaagatcacatcccgcggttgcatctacaatttgatctatgcggggcaagggaaaaggatctttagggcaagccttatttagatcggtgtaatctacacacatgcggagcttgccgttggccttcgggacgataactggattcgccagccagtcggggtggaggacctctcggatgaatccggcgtcaaggagcttgctgacctgctcccggatgaactcctggcgctcaggcacctgccgccggaccttctgcttcaccgggcgggcatccggacgcaccgccaagtgatgctcgatcacctccctagggatcccgggcatgtcggacggttgccatgcaaacacgtctgcattagcccggaggaaggtgatgagcgccgctggattcggatgacctgggaagcgtgtttgcccaccacgacctccttcgtgggaacagaggcgtcggcagcgagtcggggtttggatgaagagggtcccgggccccctgggcagccttcaacctcggcctgagctgagaccaaagccatgtacgactgctcgacgcaggaaacggcgccgctggagtcggcagtcacggagatggggcctgctgggcccggcatcttaaccgtgagatatgcataatgggcggccatcatgaatttggcgagcgccgggcgcccgaggatggcgttgtaggggagggggagctccacgacatcgaagaggacgttctctgtgcggaagttgtcccgactcctgaaggtcacgggtagctcaacctgcccgagaggcagggagtgcccgggcgtcactccgtagaatggaagcgacgactttaggcgcctggagggcacctgcaacttctcgaaggcctccttggataagaggttgaggcctgcacccccatcgatcagcactctgctgaccttgacattgcagatggtgggggacaccaccaggggtagtcgccccacggctgcagtactcgcggggtgatcggccatgttgaacgtgatcggggcgtccgaccacctcaggggcctggcggcctcctcgctcggggttgccgagcacaccttgCGCCACATagtcttgatgccacgccgtgaggaaggcgtgtaggcgcctccgtcgatgaaggcgactgtatgctcgggctcttggaagccgagctcggcgttgccgggggcggcctcagcattgcctcccccgcgggactcatcgcgctccctctggcgctgctcgacgaggcctttgaccgtacgacactccgtgagatcgtgccatctagtctggtgtatggggcaccatttgcctggctcgggccccgatggagcgggggccctcgctggagcaggagcccgggcggatgccggggctcttgcgggagctggtgcccttgcgggtgccggggccctcatgggagccggagccctaggaggggccctggccgggggcCTTGCGGGCGTAGGCCGCCGGTCGGCGGCTGCcaggcgttcttgccggcggtcgggctcttgggccggcctatgggcagGGCCCCGGGCCGGCTCGAGAGGAGCGGCTTcacgctttcttctctttttcttttcccgccggTCGGAgtgggaagaacttggttggtcggcggcAGGGCACTCAGGGCGCAGGGCATGCCaagcccgagcctccgccgccttggcgcacttgtcggccagtgagaagagttccgcagtggttttgatttcgtgcgtacccatcttttcgagcatccgctcgtcgcggacgccctgtcggaaggcgacgatgacaacgtggggggctatccgcgggatggtgttgcggaccatGCTGAAACGCTGGATGAAGCGTCgcaacgtctccccctcttgttgcttgatggtgtggaggtcgcactccaagccagggcgcgtgaacgtgccctgaaagttagccacaaactggtggcagaggtcatcccaggagctaatagatcccgagggtaagttcatgagccaagaacgggcgtagcccctcaaggcaacatagaaataattcgccatcaccttttcactgcctccggccgcttggacggccgtagtgtatatttggaggaactcgacggggtcgatggacccgtcgtacttctctggcagctcagggcggaacttggagggccatttgacccgtcggagttcactagagaaggcacggcagccggtgccgtaccccatGGCGCGGGTGGCATTCCTTGGCGGTGAatgccggtgagccggggattcctggcgattgtgggccggaaaagaggaagcctggtcctcagcctcggcctcctgccgggtttcccgctggcgctcgagggtgacacacgcatcttcgtggccctccgctcgttgagacgcaagcggaggtcctgggcttcgaatgcggccaggggggtggcgctccgcatggaggccccccggcccgtgcgaacgttgcccgttgaagagccggttctggcagcgccacgctgggtggtggcgcgagaactcccggccagcacctggcagTGAGCAGTGCCGACAAGGGCAGCgacgtcttggatccagcggccttccggagtgttcagCGTTGCCTGGacgggcggatgcctgaggagagcgtgcaccgcaagcagcgcactcccggggcaggcctcgccgaaggcgagcctacgccggagaggcacccggcgctgtccagaggcggacctggcggcccgGGTTTCAACCACCTGGTGGGGGTCGGACGGTgcaccgacggcggcggcggcggcgctgctgggcccagcgccctggtccccttgggaggggaacgccgcgcgtgcagatagtggctgctgctgggacgcagcagcgactggggcctcctggacgaCCGGCAGCATTTCCTcgctggaagtggagccggaacgctggagacggtgtccaccggccatttttcttgcggaagaaaataaacaaacagattcagggatgttcccccctacctggcgcgccaactgtcagaggattaactcatgtcgcagggatcccgagagacccctttttagagattcgaccggggggatgatcctgaataagttcgtcggagaaatgaatgagagtaaatgcaacggccggtggtgggggatgaggACCTAGTGCAAAAGGAAGTAagtgcaccggagtttagacaggttcgggccgcacgggggcgtaattccctactcctgtatggatgcaataactgtcttGAGGGAGatctctcaaggatgtagctggttacaagaaatatGATCTAACTAAGAGTTTGAGGCTCTCTCTGCCTCCGCTAGAACTACGCTCTGCTCTTGCGCTTTGTGTTCCTCTATGGTTCGGCTTCTGATGCCTGTTCTTTGGTTCCATCTTCGTTGTCCCTGTTGGCCTTCTTTGTCTATCCTTCACTTGTCCCTGTTCCTCTGTGccaccggctcttttaagcacttgccggctacgacatgccccgaacgggaaggaagggggcacaagttccaagatgccatcactgggaaaggcgtcatcatttcttctgggcgaagtgaccggagggTGGAAAAATGCCGCCCGCCCGGCCACCtatcactgtggacgccctggcaatgggcgccatggagggggcccaccgggcagccacagagcaacctggcgtgcccgccctgtcttgttcctctgccacagtaGGGCAGCAGACGGAACGCGATCCTTGCGATGATACCGGCGATACGGGaagggacccgtgcaattaatagccccacgcccctctgccaaagcatggcagggactgacgctgcggcgggagcagttggatgtgtcaggccacgcacgctcattaaatgcggcctcagacctctgactggaggacacctcatcggtgggcccctcgggggcctttctaggtcgtcggggaactgagtgctcgggggtactgttcacctccccgagcactctctcccgagaactcttgcacgatccttcggggaaccgagtgctcgggggccgccacatgcagccccgagcgctctctcctgagcactcttgcacgatccttcggggaaccgagttctcgagggccgccacgtgcagccccgagcgctctctcccgagcactctttgtgtggaacctcagggaaccgagcgctcgggggctgctgctcgcagccccgagcactctctcccggtactttagctcttctggtcatcgggggactagggtgctcgagggtgacttggcaccggcccgagcacttttcttctcggtacttatactccgcggatcatcggggaactggggtgctcgcggaccaatgactgtggccccgagcaccttctcccgggactcgaacTCTCCTTACCCCGcgggagagacctcgcgggatggcgacacgtggcggatggctggcctggcctcgggactcagggacccccagttcctgatacaccgataggTACCCATctgtaccttacacacttccatagtgtgcgccaagagatcactacaaggcttttccaaagagtctcctaGTATGTACTTGCcaactgaggtttcaccgccgtacataagtagAGTAACCCTctaccccagaagccccctcttgtgccaggtagaatcgggaagtaccccttccttctctatgaagcttcaaatggagacattttaagcctggcttggtagctgttattaTAGGAAAAttctgcatatggtaagcttttatcccaatTCTGCTTGCACTTCAAGGTACaggctctcaacatatcttctaataCTTGGTTGGTCCTCTTTGTCTacccatcggtttgagggtgatatgCAGAACTAAAGTTTAGCTTAGTGTAAAAGGATTCACGCAGTTTCTACTAaaagcgagaggtaaattgggtacctcaATCTAATATGATCTTCTTGGGTACACCATGTAGGCAcacaattcttgacatatacagctcggcaagttttgcacttgaatatgttgtcttaactgggataaaatgcgcaACTTTTGTTAGacgatccaccactacccaggTGGAATTAAAGCCTACTTGGGTACAGGGTAGCCGAataataaaatccataccgatttcttcccacttcctcTCAGGAATCATCAAGGGCTGCAATAATCCTACCAAtctttgatgttctgcctttactttctgacaggtgtcacacaaagctacatattctgcgacatctctcttcataccataccaccaattaTATTCTTTCAGATCTAGATACATCACTACACCATGACATAGTATATAGAGCAATCCAACTGCCCTAGAAAGTAGCCTTCCATGGTGCTTTAACTGTCGGGAAATTTATCCCCGACACTTATTGCCTGCCCTAGATTGTGCTGTTGGGAAAGACATTTCCCGGCAGATATTCAGATTACCGGCAGATATCTGCCCTAGATTATCTGTTTTTCACTGGCAGTTGAAATCATACCCGGCAGTTATTTTTACCACGACAATCACAATATCCCCGGCAGTTATAACTATCCCTGGCAGATATATTGACAACATTTGCATGATTCTAGCAGATTTTTCGCAAGTTTCTttcttttaggattttttttattcaatcagGTTTAagtgcaaaaaatatatattctgGTATTAAACTTGTATCACTCAAAACACAGGTCATTTTGTCAATTCAAGCATGCACAACACAAAAATAAAATCTAGCTTCTTAATAGAATAGTTCATAGCCAGCACATCACAAGTATATATGAGCATTAGTTACATCAGCCAGAGAATGCAGTAGTCAGGAGCATTCTACTAGCCCAAAGCATCCCAACTGATAGAAGTCCAATCAATCAAAAGCTTGCCAAGTTCATGGAAATGTTCCAAGTTCTACCACAATATCATTCTAGCTTTGACATACAAAGTATCGAGACAAAAGTTGTCGACAATATTGACAACATCACATAAACACCTTGCTGCGTAAATCATGTTGTAGTCACCTTGATGTCTTCCTATCTTCTTTCATCTAGTGATTAGAATAGGACAGATTAGTAAACATTTGTTCAGGGAACAATGAatagatggaatatgaacaAAAGTAGAATGATTACATGCTGACGTGGCCATGCAATAGATCTCCCGTAAGTATCAACCATGATCTTCATATCTCCATAAGGACGAGGTAGTTCAGCACTCCTTTTCAGCacatgattaatgacaacttcGCAGAATTCGATGCCCAACAGAGTACCACCAACTTTTCTCATAGGATCAGTTGATAGAATGGTAGCCTTTGCCACAAGGACATCATGTAACCCAACAGTAGAGAACAATATAACCTCTTTCCCACCCTGAAAAAAGTTATCATTGAACATATTCTTGCAAAATCTAGTCAATAAAGTGCAAAATAGTATGGAGCAAACCAACAGTGAATGAGATATGTAAAAACTTACTCCTACATATCCCTTTTGTGTAGGAACTACACGCCTATTCAATGTCtacaaataaaatagaaaatacaCTACATTAGATATGGACTGCACATTACAGAGGCAaagaatatatttttctttgagtATAATGTACCACCTCATAGAACATGTTTTCTGCAGCAATGGACTCTGCCTCCACATTGCCACTTTCATCTTGTTGATCCTATAATAGGCCAATAAAAATTAATGTGAAAACACACATTGTCCTTCTCTACCATAGAATTGATAACATAGTATTGTATTTCATTATACCTGATGCACTGGGGAATTAGATGCATAACGTGGACTAATATGTGCATGTCCTCCCATATGAGAATTAGCAAGTATCAATTCTTTCATCTCTGCTAGTTGTTGAGAAAGTGCATCAATTTTTCTATCACTATCTTCTTTCATAGTTCCAAGGCACCCTAGCAGAAATTCTTTGTCAAGTTCAGCTTGTCGACAACCTTCAATGGCCATTTGGAGCTTGGTTGATCTGTACTTCAATTTCCCGGGCATTTCCAAATTGCCTAGTGTTGGGCCTAGACCTACAGAACGCACATACCCATTCTTCTCAGGTCCAAAGACACGTGGCATCAGGTCACCTTCCTTTATGCTTTTTTCTGTCCACTCAGGATGATCTTCAGCGGCATCTTGAAGTGCTTTCTACAAATATGAAAAGTATATAAAGCTGTTGTTCCATACATCAATATGTGCATACTTATTGATACGTACAATCTGAGCTTCTGCTCCATTTGAAGGAAGTCCATTCTTACGAGTGTGTGTTTTGATGTACACCTCATCTCTACGGGGCGCTACACCATCCTCCATGTGCTACATTCAAATGGAAAATTCAAGATCTATATACAACATAAGGTCCCAACCGCTAAGACATTTTCTTTATGAATATGAGTATGTTCATTGTCAAGTTTCAGCATTAATTAATCTGATAGATAGAAAAGTCTCAAAGTGCACTAGTTGTATTATTAGAAGAAACATATCTACATACCAATTCATGAGTGACACGGGCATGACTTTTGCTGCTAGATGTATGCAACGCTGACATCTTTGCACGATTAGCTTTTCCTCTCTCACTGCGTTCCTAAATAATAATGGAAGTTGTATTAAAAGGTACAGCTGAATAATAAAACATGTATTAATCATGTTGGGCTTACTTTGGCTATGGGGCTTCTCCAATGCTTAATAAGCCATTTCCAGTCGCTTTCATTAACCTCCTTAGGACAGGCAACAATAAGTTCTTTATCGGtcttattttcatcaaaatatgTTGCCTTCAAATCAGCCTTAAAATCCTTCCATTTCTTGGCAGCGGTTCCCATGACCCAGTCCCGTACTCTTTCATCTACCGCATAGAATAACTTGTTTGCCAAAAGTGGTGCACAATTAGACCCAAACCAAAACTGTAGAAGTGAATCATGTGAAATTGGCACTACACAGCGAAGATGTATTTAAGACAATACCTTTAAGTTGCTCCACATTTTCAACTTCTCGCTTGGGTCAACCAACCTCCAATCCATATGTGCAAGTGATATTTTCTTAGATTTCACCATTGTAGAGACAAAATTAGCAAATTCTGTAGCATTGTCACCAACAGGTTGTCCATGCTCATTGATCTGCAACTGGATTGGGGGCTGATTTCCCCTAGACCAAATATTGTGCTTTTTAGTACGCTTCCTGCCTTCTCTTTTCTTTGCTTGTCCACCATTCAATCCAAGATCTAGACATAAATAGCATGTAGTAAGCTCTAGTGTATTAATTTGAAAGGCTAAATCATGATTTTTACTAATATAGGTACCTGCATTTTCTTCAATGGCAGCATCCTCTTCTGACAGGTCATTAGGGACATATTCAGCATTTCTATTCTCATCATGCATGTAATCATCATTTACACCAGACCGCAAGTTTGAACATCCAATTTCTACTTCCATTGGGTCAGTATCTAAGCCAACTCTTGTGGACCTGGACTGCAGGTTTCGATGCCCAAGTTCTGCTTCTATTGGCTCAATTTCAGCACAACCCATTGCCTAAAGGAAGGTAGAATTAATTTCCTCTCAACAACTACCATATATATTGCAATTGCGAGGAAGAGATACCTAacctttctctttccttttggCTGATTAGAAGAGCCAGATCCATGATTGCCCTCCACTCCTATAGCCAACTCCCTTTTCTTAGCAATGAGAGTTTGCAGGGCTGCATTGTTTCTTCTAATTCTTTCTGCCCTTTCTTCTTCGTATTTATTCCCTCTTCCTACTCTGCTTACCATTTTTCCTCCTacagaaaaaatatttgcatcAGCAAACTTATTCATAGTGCAAACTACTAGCATTAtctataaataaagaaataaaattatgtaaaactaAAGGAAAAGATAGCAGCCGAGAAGAGGGTAAAATGGCAtacttttgttttttatttgcaTCAACAAATGTTCCATCGATGTCTAACCTAGTTGGAGGCACATCTCCAGGCTCAATGCTAATGTTTATGTTACCGCCACCTATATCAGGGCATGCTACTACATGTTCATTTTCAGTCTCTAAATTTCCAATATGTACTTCAGCCATATCATAGAAGTCTCTTGGCTTTGACTGAATAACAGCTCTCCAACCATTATCATCAGGGTCTTCAACATAGTATACTTGGGTCGCTTGAGATGCCAAAATGAAAGGTTCATCACTCAACTTAGCACCAGTATTGAATAAATGCCTGAAGTTAACATCTGTGATACCAAATTTATCAACTTTTACCCACTTATCTTGTACACGATTGTCAACCCAGTCACATTTGAAAAGCACAATATTTCCTTTGTGCAATGGTTAAACTATAATTTTTAGGATGTAAATTAATAAAATAACCCTATAGTGTATAGTAATAAGACAATTAGCATGTAGCATATCTTACCTCAAGTATGGATCTATATGGTCATAATTAAATAAGACATATCTATGCGCTTGGAGCCATGTTTTGTAGTCCAAGGTCACAATACACTTGCCGGTCAAATGTCGACCCATATTATTGCAAAAGAATGGCATGGTGCTAAATGAAGTATTAGGATTAGCAACACCATTTCTTCATTTTTGGGTAAATCTAGTTTCACATCCTTCTAAATAATGAGAGCAAAAAGTAAGACTCTCATCAAACACATAGCTTTCTGCAATAGATCCCTCAGGATGACTCTTGGTGCGTACATATCCCTTtaacctcattaaaaacctacATATAATTGAGACTCTTGAGAttataaatagataaattacCATATGATACTggttgttgatttttttaatattacctTTCTACTGGATACATGTTCCGGT
The nucleotide sequence above comes from Phragmites australis chromosome 4, lpPhrAust1.1, whole genome shotgun sequence. Encoded proteins:
- the LOC133914713 gene encoding uncharacterized protein LOC133914713, which encodes MPGKLKYRSTKLQMAIEGCRQAELDKEFLLGCLGTMKEDSDRKIDALSQQLAEMKELILANSHMGGHAHISPRYASNSPVHQDQQDESGNVEAESIAAENMFYETLNRRVVPTQKGYVGVSFYISHSLLVCSILFCTLLTRFCKNMFNDNFFQGGKEVILFSTVGLHDVLVAKATILSTDPMRKVGGTLLGIEFCEVVINHVLKRSAELPRPYGDMKIMVDTYGRSIAWPRQHMKEDRKTSR